In one Streptomyces venezuelae genomic region, the following are encoded:
- a CDS encoding valine--tRNA ligase: MTENAQQQPPATTPELPTQYAPAEVEGPLYERWVERGYFSADEKSEKPPYTVVIPPPNVTGALHLGHAFEHTLIDALTRRKRMQGHETLWQPGMDHAGIATQNVVERELAKEGKSRHDLGREAFIERVWQWKGESGGQISGQMRRLGDGVDWERERFTMDEGLSQAVQTIFKKLYDDELIYRAERIINWCPRCLTAISDIEVEYQDDDGELVSIKYGEGDETLVVATTRAETMLGDTAVAVHPEDERYKHLVGKQIKLPLTDRTIPVVADEHVDPEFGTGAVKVTPAHDPNDFEIGQRHDLPNIAVMDEHAVITVPGPFQGLDRLEARSAIVGALRAEGRIVAEKRPYTHSVGHCSRCKTTIEPRLSMQWWVKVGPLAKAAGDAVRDGKVKIHPQEMEKRYFDWVDNLHDWCISRQLWWGHRIPVWYGPNGEVVCVGPDDEAPTGEGWTQDNDVLDTWFSSGLWPFSTLGWPEQTDSLAKFYPNSVLVTGYDILFFWVARMMMFGLYAMDGTPPFHTIVLHGMVRDQFGKKMSKSFGNAVNPLDWMDKYGSDALRFTLARGANPGTDVPIGEDWVQGSRNFANKIWNATRFAMMNGATIEGDLPPVDEMSATDRWVLSRLNATVAEVDALYDDFQFAKLSDALFHFAWDEVFDWYVELSKTTFMAGGDGAKVSARVLGEVLDVTLRLLHPIVPFVTETLWTALTGGESLVVADWPSDSGFRDTAAEREIETLQQVITEVRRFRADQGLQPGQKVPARLTLDGTALAPHEAAIRQLLRLQPEGDAFTATATLPVSGATVALDLSGTIDIAAERKRLAKDLAAAEKEKAQAEAKLGNEAFLAKAPDNVVDKIRGRLSKAEADIARLQAQLEALPAA; the protein is encoded by the coding sequence GGTTACTTCTCCGCCGACGAGAAGAGCGAGAAGCCCCCGTACACCGTCGTCATCCCCCCGCCGAACGTCACGGGCGCCCTCCACCTGGGCCACGCCTTCGAGCACACGCTCATCGACGCCCTCACCCGCCGCAAGCGCATGCAGGGCCACGAGACGCTCTGGCAGCCCGGCATGGACCACGCGGGCATCGCCACCCAGAACGTCGTGGAGCGCGAGCTCGCCAAGGAGGGCAAGTCCCGCCACGACCTCGGGCGCGAGGCGTTCATCGAGCGCGTCTGGCAGTGGAAGGGCGAGTCCGGCGGCCAGATCTCCGGCCAGATGCGCCGCCTCGGCGACGGCGTGGACTGGGAGCGCGAGCGCTTCACCATGGACGAGGGCCTCTCCCAGGCCGTCCAGACCATCTTCAAGAAGCTCTACGACGACGAGCTGATCTACCGCGCCGAGCGCATCATCAACTGGTGCCCGCGCTGTCTGACGGCGATCTCGGACATCGAGGTCGAGTACCAGGACGACGACGGCGAGCTGGTCTCCATCAAGTACGGCGAGGGGGACGAGACGCTGGTCGTCGCCACCACCCGCGCCGAGACGATGCTCGGTGACACCGCCGTCGCGGTCCACCCCGAGGACGAGCGGTACAAGCACCTGGTCGGCAAGCAGATCAAGCTGCCGCTGACCGACCGCACGATCCCCGTCGTCGCCGACGAGCACGTCGACCCCGAGTTCGGCACCGGCGCCGTCAAGGTGACCCCGGCGCACGACCCGAACGACTTCGAGATCGGCCAGCGCCACGACCTGCCGAACATCGCGGTCATGGACGAGCACGCCGTCATCACGGTTCCCGGCCCCTTCCAGGGCCTGGACCGCCTGGAGGCCCGCTCCGCGATCGTCGGCGCGCTGCGCGCCGAGGGCCGCATCGTCGCCGAGAAGCGCCCGTACACGCACTCCGTCGGCCACTGCTCGCGCTGCAAGACCACGATCGAGCCGCGTCTGTCGATGCAGTGGTGGGTCAAGGTCGGCCCGCTCGCCAAGGCTGCCGGTGACGCGGTCCGCGACGGCAAGGTCAAGATCCACCCGCAGGAGATGGAGAAGCGGTACTTCGACTGGGTCGACAACCTCCACGACTGGTGCATCTCGCGCCAGCTCTGGTGGGGCCACCGCATCCCCGTCTGGTACGGCCCGAACGGCGAGGTCGTCTGCGTCGGACCCGACGACGAGGCCCCGACCGGCGAGGGCTGGACGCAGGACAACGACGTGCTCGACACGTGGTTCTCCTCCGGCCTGTGGCCGTTCTCCACGCTCGGCTGGCCCGAGCAGACCGACTCGCTCGCGAAGTTCTACCCGAACTCCGTCCTGGTCACCGGCTACGACATCCTCTTCTTCTGGGTCGCCCGGATGATGATGTTCGGCCTGTACGCGATGGACGGCACCCCGCCGTTCCACACGATCGTGCTGCACGGCATGGTTCGCGACCAGTTCGGCAAGAAGATGTCGAAGTCCTTCGGCAACGCGGTCAACCCGCTGGACTGGATGGACAAGTACGGCTCGGACGCCCTCCGCTTCACCCTCGCCCGCGGCGCCAACCCCGGCACCGACGTGCCGATCGGCGAGGACTGGGTCCAGGGCTCGCGCAACTTCGCCAACAAGATCTGGAACGCCACGCGCTTCGCGATGATGAACGGCGCCACGATCGAGGGCGACCTGCCGCCGGTCGACGAGATGTCGGCCACGGACCGCTGGGTGCTCTCCCGCCTCAACGCGACGGTGGCCGAAGTCGACGCGCTCTACGACGACTTCCAGTTCGCCAAGCTCTCGGACGCCCTCTTCCACTTCGCGTGGGACGAGGTCTTCGACTGGTACGTCGAGCTGTCCAAGACGACGTTCATGGCGGGCGGCGACGGTGCGAAGGTCTCGGCCCGCGTCCTCGGCGAGGTCCTCGACGTCACGCTGCGGCTGCTCCACCCGATCGTCCCGTTCGTGACAGAGACGCTCTGGACGGCGCTGACCGGCGGCGAGTCGCTCGTCGTCGCCGACTGGCCCTCGGACAGCGGCTTCCGCGACACGGCCGCCGAGCGCGAGATCGAGACGCTCCAGCAGGTCATCACCGAGGTCCGCCGCTTCCGCGCCGACCAGGGCCTCCAGCCGGGCCAGAAGGTCCCGGCCCGCCTGACCCTGGACGGCACGGCGCTCGCCCCGCACGAGGCCGCCATCCGCCAGCTGCTGCGCCTCCAGCCGGAGGGCGACGCGTTCACGGCGACGGCGACGCTGCCGGTCTCGGGCGCCACGGTCGCGCTCGACCTGTCGGGCACGATCGACATCGCGGCGGAGCGCAAGCGCCTCGCCAAGGACCTGGCCGCCGCCGAGAAGGAGAAGGCGCAGGCCGAGGCGAAGCTGGGCAACGAGGCGTTCCTGGCGAAGGCGCCGGACAACGTGGTCGACAAGATCCGCGGCCGCCTCAGCAAGGCGGAGGCGGACATCGCGCGGCTGCAGGCGCAGCTGGAGGCGCTGCCTGCGGCGTGA
- a CDS encoding glycosyltransferase, whose product MLFPEQFLFLFPFALLGCFLLYWAGARYSYLRRPGNESGDPDAFAWHFFVPCRDEETVVGATVTRLRGDFPAAHVWVVDDASDDRTASVVAALAEDDVRVHLVSRRRPDARVGKGAALNAAYAELDDFLPADADRSRVVVCVVDADGHLAPDALAAVSGPGGFGDPEMGGVQVSVRMRNVDEPRPLPGRGRILNAGARLLVRMQDMEFAVSNAGMQLLRARTGSVGLGGNGQFTRLTALDRIAAAERRPWQRDALLEDYELGLHMILGGYRVTHIADTYVSQEGLPHARRFLTQRTRWAQGNLQCVRYAPRIVGSRHYSGRGVVETLYTFMQPLAHVASLVLTVFLVAALVLGHSPLDSALGVWPLVLVLCLLSVLPFALWGPVYRRDFAPGRSWFAGLLWGLALWLYAYHVFVVSARGLLRALRGRNGWAKTRRNAEAVGVGPVATEA is encoded by the coding sequence ATGCTCTTTCCCGAACAGTTTCTCTTCCTCTTTCCCTTCGCCCTGCTCGGCTGCTTCCTCCTCTACTGGGCGGGCGCCCGGTACTCGTACCTGCGCAGGCCCGGCAACGAGAGCGGCGACCCCGACGCCTTCGCCTGGCACTTCTTCGTGCCGTGCCGCGACGAGGAGACCGTCGTGGGAGCCACCGTGACCCGGTTGCGCGGCGACTTTCCCGCCGCTCACGTGTGGGTCGTCGACGACGCGAGTGACGACCGGACCGCTTCCGTCGTCGCCGCGCTCGCCGAGGACGACGTCCGCGTTCACCTGGTCTCGCGGCGCAGGCCCGACGCCCGGGTCGGGAAGGGGGCCGCCCTCAACGCCGCCTACGCCGAGCTCGACGACTTCCTGCCCGCCGACGCCGACCGCTCCAGGGTCGTCGTGTGTGTCGTGGACGCCGACGGGCACCTCGCGCCGGACGCGCTCGCCGCCGTCAGCGGGCCCGGCGGTTTCGGCGACCCCGAGATGGGCGGCGTACAGGTCAGTGTGCGGATGCGGAACGTGGACGAGCCGCGGCCGCTGCCCGGCCGGGGGCGGATCCTCAACGCCGGCGCCCGGCTCCTCGTCCGTATGCAGGACATGGAGTTCGCCGTCTCCAACGCGGGCATGCAGCTGCTGCGCGCCCGCACCGGATCCGTCGGCCTCGGCGGCAACGGCCAGTTCACCCGGCTCACCGCGCTCGACCGGATCGCCGCGGCCGAACGCCGCCCCTGGCAGCGCGACGCCCTCCTGGAGGACTACGAGCTGGGCCTGCACATGATCCTCGGCGGCTACCGCGTGACCCACATCGCCGACACGTACGTCTCGCAGGAAGGCCTGCCACACGCCCGCCGCTTCCTGACACAGCGCACCCGTTGGGCGCAGGGCAACCTGCAGTGCGTGCGGTACGCGCCCCGCATCGTCGGCTCGCGCCACTACTCGGGCCGCGGCGTCGTGGAGACCCTCTACACCTTCATGCAGCCCCTCGCACACGTCGCGAGCCTCGTGCTCACCGTGTTCCTCGTCGCCGCCCTCGTCCTCGGGCACTCCCCGCTGGACTCCGCGCTCGGCGTGTGGCCGCTGGTGCTCGTGCTGTGCCTGCTGTCCGTGCTGCCGTTCGCCCTGTGGGGGCCGGTCTACCGGCGGGACTTCGCTCCCGGACGTTCCTGGTTCGCGGGGCTGCTGTGGGGGCTCGCGCTGTGGCTGTACGCGTACCACGTCTTCGTCGTCTCGGCCCGCGGGCTCCTGCGCGCACTGCGCGGGAGGAACGGCTGGGCCAAGACGCGGCGCAACGCCGAGGCCGTGGGCGTGGGGCCGGTCGCCACGGAGGCGTAG
- a CDS encoding response regulator transcription factor, with product MTGLLVVEDDPDLGLALRTVLDRAGYETVLAEDGQTALRLLFAERPALMILDLVLPGLDGWEVLDRTRDMTDLPVLILSGRTSPAERVRGLRAGADDYVTKPFDTQELLARIEALLRRSRPDQWRGDYVEAGLRMVPERRSAVWQGREVRLSDIEYRLLQVLVRNRGRVVTNEQLLDLVWDSPDGSGRERVKFAVLRLRRRLSVPEASAVEDPVESVRGVGYRYRGAR from the coding sequence ATGACCGGTCTGCTCGTCGTCGAGGACGACCCGGATCTCGGTCTCGCGCTGCGCACCGTCCTCGACCGGGCCGGCTACGAGACCGTGCTCGCCGAGGACGGCCAGACCGCGCTGCGTCTGCTCTTCGCGGAACGCCCCGCCCTGATGATCCTCGACCTGGTGCTGCCCGGGCTCGACGGCTGGGAGGTCCTCGACCGTACGCGGGACATGACCGACCTGCCCGTCCTCATCCTCTCGGGCCGTACGAGTCCGGCGGAACGGGTACGGGGGCTGCGCGCGGGCGCCGACGACTACGTGACCAAGCCCTTCGACACGCAGGAGCTGCTGGCCCGCATCGAGGCGCTGCTGCGGAGGAGCCGGCCCGATCAGTGGCGCGGCGACTACGTGGAGGCGGGGCTCCGGATGGTGCCGGAGCGGCGGTCCGCGGTGTGGCAGGGGCGGGAGGTCCGGCTGAGCGACATCGAGTACCGGCTGCTTCAGGTGCTGGTCCGCAACCGGGGGCGCGTCGTCACCAACGAGCAGCTTCTCGACCTGGTGTGGGACTCGCCGGACGGGAGCGGGCGGGAGCGGGTGAAGTTCGCGGTGCTGAGGTTGCGGCGGCGGTTGTCCGTGCCGGAGGCTTCGGCGGTCGAGGATCCGGTGGAGTCGGTGCGGGGGGTCGGGTACCGGTATCGCGGGGCGCGGTAG
- the wecB gene encoding non-hydrolyzing UDP-N-acetylglucosamine 2-epimerase: MAPLVRALGAEARVIHTGQHYDDSLSGRFLAELGLPEPTLLAGVGGQTRAVQISVALAQLDAEFAARPPRAVVVQGDTNAALSGALAANARGIPLVHVEAGLRSHDRAMPEEHNRVLIDQLSDVLCAATEDNRANLLAESIPAGRIAVTGNTVVEAVRDTLPSDAERAALLAGHGLTPDSYVLATVHRPENTDDPAALRAVLTELAALAERLPVLVPLHPRTRARAEAAGLDGLLAALTLLPPIGYGEFLALARHAALLVSDSGGVQEEVTVLGRPLVVVRRSTERPEAVAAGFAELVEPGPEVGRAARRVLDEGRAGLHRLAATPSPFGDARASRHIVELLAALVGESSTPDPAAGTASPVPAAA, from the coding sequence ATGGCGCCCCTAGTGCGGGCGCTCGGCGCGGAGGCCCGGGTGATCCACACCGGGCAGCACTACGACGACTCCCTCTCCGGGCGGTTCCTCGCCGAGCTCGGGCTGCCCGAGCCCACCCTGCTCGCCGGCGTCGGCGGGCAGACCCGTGCCGTGCAGATCTCCGTCGCCCTCGCCCAGCTCGACGCGGAGTTCGCCGCCCGGCCGCCGCGCGCCGTCGTCGTACAGGGCGACACCAACGCCGCGCTCTCCGGCGCGCTCGCCGCCAACGCCCGCGGCATCCCCCTCGTCCACGTCGAGGCGGGCCTGCGCAGCCACGACCGCGCCATGCCCGAGGAGCACAACCGCGTCCTCATCGACCAGCTCTCCGACGTGCTGTGCGCCGCCACCGAGGACAACCGCGCCAACCTCCTCGCCGAGTCGATCCCCGCCGGGCGGATCGCCGTCACCGGCAACACGGTCGTGGAGGCCGTCCGTGACACGCTGCCCTCCGACGCCGAGCGCGCCGCGCTCCTCGCCGGGCACGGGCTCACCCCGGACTCCTACGTCCTCGCCACCGTCCACCGGCCCGAGAACACCGACGACCCCGCCGCGCTCCGCGCCGTCCTGACCGAGCTGGCCGCCCTCGCCGAGCGGCTGCCCGTCCTCGTCCCGCTGCACCCGCGCACCCGTGCCCGCGCCGAGGCCGCCGGGCTCGACGGGCTTCTCGCGGCGCTCACGCTGCTGCCGCCCATCGGGTACGGGGAGTTCCTCGCGCTCGCCCGCCACGCGGCGCTGCTCGTCTCCGACTCCGGCGGTGTGCAGGAGGAGGTCACCGTCCTCGGGCGGCCGCTCGTCGTGGTGCGCCGGTCCACCGAGCGGCCCGAGGCCGTCGCCGCGGGGTTCGCCGAGCTGGTCGAGCCGGGCCCCGAGGTCGGCCGCGCGGCGCGGCGCGTGCTCGACGAGGGCCGGGCGGGACTGCACCGGCTCGCCGCGACCCCCAGCCCCTTCGGGGACGCCCGCGCCTCCCGGCACATCGTCGAACTCCTGGCGGCCCTGGTCGGCGAGAGCTCCACGCCCGACCCGGCGGCCGGTACGGCCTCCCCGGTCCCGGCGGCCGCCTGA
- a CDS encoding sensor histidine kinase: MPLNLRLTAQVAEALLAAVPEGALLVGADNRIVAVNRVLVELARLQDVDTSSGAPVEALAAAVAEQLPSGSTSLRQLNRRHFPRTAEVRFLDGRLLRTSRRPIDVAGQRVGVLWLAEDITERRRRETDLRRHIHTLGELARERSEFTARASHELRTPLATILSFCDLLAPPSGEPLSAAQATYLHTIRRNAQRMQEMVDGLLHAATAATAAGGRQETAYARVDMARLLGRLTGELQPRAETAGLFLVHAHEPGPPAYADRGLLENALAALLDNAVKFTPAGGTVTVSAHPYDEPDGTGWEISVADTGIGIPKEFQEEVFTEFVRAPNARRGAYPGTGLGLSAVRDTVRLHDGHVAVHGGEGEGTAVVVRLPTGRPAVGAESAVGVSSAAASGAGSGAGAGSASAGRG; this comes from the coding sequence GTGCCCCTGAACCTGCGGCTGACCGCACAGGTCGCCGAGGCCCTGCTCGCCGCGGTGCCCGAGGGCGCGCTGCTCGTCGGTGCCGACAACCGGATCGTGGCCGTCAACCGCGTACTCGTGGAGTTGGCGCGGCTGCAGGACGTCGACACGTCGTCCGGCGCGCCGGTCGAGGCCCTCGCCGCGGCCGTCGCGGAACAGCTGCCCTCGGGCAGCACCTCCCTGCGGCAGCTCAACCGCCGCCACTTCCCTCGGACCGCCGAGGTCCGGTTCCTCGACGGCCGACTCCTGCGGACCAGCCGCCGGCCGATCGACGTGGCCGGCCAACGGGTCGGCGTGCTCTGGCTGGCCGAGGACATCACCGAGCGGCGCCGCCGCGAGACCGACCTGCGGCGCCACATCCACACGCTGGGGGAGCTCGCCCGCGAGCGGTCCGAGTTCACCGCCCGCGCCTCGCACGAGCTGCGCACCCCGCTCGCCACGATCCTCAGCTTCTGCGACCTGCTCGCCCCGCCGTCCGGGGAGCCGCTCTCCGCGGCGCAGGCCACGTACCTGCACACGATCCGGCGCAACGCGCAGCGCATGCAGGAGATGGTCGACGGGCTGCTGCACGCCGCGACGGCGGCGACCGCCGCGGGGGGCCGCCAGGAGACGGCGTACGCACGCGTCGACATGGCCCGGCTCCTGGGGCGCCTCACGGGCGAGCTGCAGCCCCGCGCGGAGACCGCGGGCCTCTTTCTGGTCCACGCCCACGAGCCGGGTCCGCCCGCGTACGCCGACCGCGGCCTCCTGGAGAACGCGCTCGCCGCGCTGCTCGACAACGCCGTGAAGTTCACCCCGGCGGGCGGCACGGTGACGGTGTCGGCCCACCCCTATGACGAGCCGGACGGCACGGGGTGGGAGATCTCCGTCGCCGACACCGGCATCGGCATCCCCAAGGAGTTCCAGGAGGAGGTCTTCACCGAGTTCGTACGGGCACCCAACGCCCGTCGCGGCGCGTATCCGGGGACCGGGCTCGGGCTCTCCGCGGTCCGGGACACCGTGCGGCTGCACGACGGGCACGTCGCCGTGCACGGTGGGGAGGGGGAGGGGACGGCTGTGGTGGTGCGGTTGCCCACGGGGCGGCCGGCGGTGGGGGCGGAGTCGGCGGTGGGGGTGTCGTCGGCGGCCGCGTCTGGGGCTGGTTCTGGGGCTGGGGCTGGCTCTGCTTCTGCCGGGCGCGGATGA
- a CDS encoding rod shape-determining protein — MDIGIDLGTANTLLYVRGKGIVLNEPSVVAVRADKGGKSGVLAVGAEAKETIGRTPGSITAIRPLRDGVISDYEAAEELIRHFVRKAVPGRRPRTRMVVCVPSGVTPVERRAIVHASQRAGARAVHLVEEPMAAAIGAGLPVAEPRGSMVVDIGGGTTEVAVISLGGIVTAQSLRVGGDRLDTAITDYVRKEHALLIGERTAEDIKVGIGSAWPVPGEDALEMRTFTVRGREKVGGLPKTLDLTAREVRAALDEPIEQIIAAVKTTLEECPPELSGDIMEHGIVLTGGGALLPALDLRIASATGIPVFVADDPLDSVAMGCGKCVEDFDGLERVMSAA, encoded by the coding sequence ATGGACATAGGTATCGACCTCGGCACTGCGAACACCCTCCTCTATGTGCGCGGCAAGGGGATCGTGCTCAACGAGCCGTCGGTGGTCGCCGTGCGCGCGGACAAGGGCGGCAAGAGCGGGGTGCTCGCCGTGGGGGCGGAGGCCAAGGAGACCATCGGGCGGACGCCCGGGTCCATCACCGCCATCCGGCCGCTGCGCGACGGCGTGATCAGCGACTACGAAGCGGCCGAGGAACTGATCCGGCACTTCGTGCGCAAGGCCGTGCCGGGGCGCCGTCCCCGTACGCGCATGGTCGTCTGCGTGCCGAGCGGCGTCACTCCCGTGGAGCGGCGCGCGATCGTGCACGCCTCGCAACGGGCCGGGGCGCGCGCCGTCCACCTGGTCGAGGAGCCCATGGCGGCGGCCATCGGCGCGGGGCTGCCGGTCGCCGAGCCCCGCGGGTCGATGGTCGTCGACATCGGCGGCGGGACCACCGAGGTCGCGGTGATCTCCCTGGGCGGCATCGTCACGGCCCAGTCGCTGCGGGTGGGCGGCGACCGGCTCGACACCGCCATCACCGACTACGTCCGCAAGGAGCACGCGCTGCTCATCGGCGAGCGCACCGCCGAGGACATCAAAGTCGGCATCGGGTCGGCGTGGCCGGTGCCGGGTGAGGACGCCCTGGAGATGCGGACGTTCACCGTGCGGGGGCGGGAGAAGGTGGGCGGCCTCCCGAAGACGCTCGACCTGACGGCACGTGAGGTGCGGGCCGCGCTCGACGAGCCGATCGAGCAGATCATCGCGGCGGTCAAGACGACGCTGGAGGAGTGCCCGCCGGAGCTCTCCGGCGACATCATGGAGCACGGCATCGTGCTCACGGGTGGTGGCGCGCTGCTGCCCGCCCTCGACCTGCGCATCGCGTCGGCGACGGGCATCCCGGTGTTCGTGGCGGACGATCCGCTGGACAGCGTGGCCATGGGGTGCGGGAAGTGCGTGGAGGACTTCGACGGGCTTGAGCGGGTGATGTCGGCGGCGTAG
- a CDS encoding sensor histidine kinase: protein MRTLPAAQAIRQAAATAGRLGGRWSREPRALDILTALSAFALMSLDVPGLAEADNSLNGPLAVLALAGGASSLLLRRRAPWVTYAVALCFLGWLHELTLAQFALYSLGRYRGRLAGAAGVVGYVAFAYVMFNLPGWPVHRGDTLGEFSSLVVPIGVLAAGVGVAANRQDLVRELEAQRVETETLHAVQRERTRIARDVHDFVGRELTLLSVRSQVLARRAEGGPFEDGFEELSETARSAHRMLNEIIVQRGTDGAPTPGLAALPELAERSGRAGSPVDLLIDEEAHSLSPLRQAAVHRVVQECLTNAAKHAPGERVAVRVALHGGRLHITVTNPLPTTAPPAAPVSAGTGTTGMAERIRAVGGTFEAGAKRHTYEVRATLSAGEPS, encoded by the coding sequence ATGCGCACCTTGCCCGCCGCCCAGGCGATTCGCCAGGCGGCGGCCACGGCCGGCCGCCTCGGCGGGCGCTGGTCGCGGGAGCCGCGCGCCCTGGACATCCTGACCGCGCTGAGCGCGTTCGCGCTGATGAGCCTGGACGTCCCCGGCCTCGCCGAGGCGGACAACTCCCTCAACGGCCCGCTGGCCGTGCTGGCCCTCGCGGGCGGCGCGTCCTCACTTCTGCTGCGTCGCAGGGCGCCCTGGGTGACGTACGCGGTGGCGCTCTGCTTCCTTGGCTGGCTGCACGAACTGACGCTCGCCCAGTTCGCGCTGTACTCCCTGGGGCGCTACCGGGGCCGTCTCGCCGGGGCGGCCGGCGTCGTCGGGTACGTCGCGTTCGCGTACGTGATGTTCAACCTGCCCGGCTGGCCGGTGCACCGGGGGGACACGCTCGGCGAGTTCTCCAGCCTGGTCGTCCCGATCGGGGTGCTCGCGGCGGGCGTCGGCGTCGCCGCGAACCGGCAGGACCTGGTCCGCGAGCTGGAGGCGCAGCGCGTGGAGACGGAGACGCTGCACGCGGTCCAGCGGGAGCGGACCCGTATCGCCCGCGACGTGCACGACTTCGTGGGCCGCGAGCTGACGCTCCTCAGTGTCCGCTCGCAGGTCCTGGCGCGCCGGGCCGAGGGCGGCCCCTTCGAGGACGGCTTCGAGGAGCTCTCGGAGACGGCGCGCAGCGCGCACCGGATGCTGAACGAGATCATCGTGCAGCGCGGCACGGACGGCGCCCCCACACCGGGCCTGGCAGCGCTCCCCGAACTGGCCGAGCGCAGCGGCCGCGCGGGCAGCCCCGTCGACCTCCTGATCGACGAAGAGGCCCATTCCCTCTCCCCGCTCCGCCAGGCGGCCGTGCACCGGGTGGTCCAGGAGTGCCTGACGAACGCGGCGAAGCACGCGCCGGGCGAGCGGGTCGCGGTCCGCGTGGCCCTGCACGGCGGCCGCCTCCACATCACGGTCACCAACCCGCTCCCCACCACGGCCCCGCCCGCCGCCCCGGTCTCCGCGGGCACGGGCACGACGGGCATGGCGGAACGGATCAGAGCGGTGGGCGGCACGTTCGAGGCGGGCGCGAAGCGGCACACGTACGAGGTGCGAGCAACCCTCTCAGCAGGCGAACCGTCCTGA
- the folC gene encoding bifunctional tetrahydrofolate synthase/dihydrofolate synthase: MSDLPPRDDHADNPADADPFDEIVDAETDRDPDLAVIEAGSRTLRTQAGPPESGVPARPTDPEVDRALREVETELAGRWGETKLEPSVSRIAALMDVLGEPQRAYPSIHITGTNGKTSTARMIEALFSAFDLRTGRYTSPHVQSITERISLDGAPIEAERFVEAYQDIKPYVEMVDSQQEYRLSFFEVLTGMAYAAFADAPVDVAVVEVGMGGSWDATNVIDGSVAVITPIDLDHTDRLGNTPGEIATEKSGIIKQDATVIMAQQPVDAAQVLLKKAVEVDATVAREGLEFGVVSRQVAVGGQLLTLRGLGGEYEEVFLPLHGEYQAHNAAVALAAVEAFFGIGSQHARPLDIDAIRKAFATVSSPGRLEVVRRSPTVVLDAAHNPAGARATSAAISEVFDFSRLIGVVGASDDKDVKGLLEAFEPIFAEVVVTQNSSHRAMDADTLAGLAVEVFGDDRVQVEPRLDDALEAAITLAEEEGEYAGGGVLVTGSVITVGEARLLLGRG, translated from the coding sequence GTGAGTGATCTCCCCCCGCGCGACGACCATGCCGACAACCCCGCCGACGCCGACCCCTTCGACGAGATCGTCGATGCCGAGACGGACCGCGACCCCGACCTCGCAGTGATCGAGGCGGGCAGCCGCACCCTGCGCACCCAGGCGGGCCCGCCCGAGAGCGGCGTCCCCGCGCGGCCCACCGACCCGGAGGTGGACCGGGCGCTGCGCGAGGTGGAGACGGAGCTCGCGGGCCGCTGGGGCGAGACCAAGCTGGAGCCGTCCGTCAGCCGCATCGCCGCGCTGATGGACGTCCTGGGCGAGCCCCAGCGGGCGTACCCCTCGATCCACATCACGGGCACGAACGGCAAGACGTCCACGGCCCGCATGATCGAGGCCCTGTTCTCCGCCTTCGACCTGCGCACGGGGCGGTACACCTCGCCCCACGTCCAGTCGATCACCGAGCGGATCAGCCTGGACGGCGCCCCCATCGAGGCCGAGCGCTTCGTGGAGGCCTACCAGGACATCAAGCCGTACGTGGAGATGGTCGACTCCCAGCAGGAGTACCGCCTCTCCTTCTTCGAGGTCCTCACCGGCATGGCGTACGCGGCGTTCGCGGACGCCCCCGTGGACGTGGCGGTCGTCGAGGTCGGCATGGGCGGCAGCTGGGACGCGACGAACGTGATCGACGGCTCGGTCGCCGTCATCACCCCCATCGACCTCGACCACACCGACCGCCTGGGCAACACGCCGGGCGAGATCGCCACGGAGAAGTCCGGCATCATCAAGCAGGACGCCACAGTGATCATGGCGCAGCAGCCGGTGGACGCCGCGCAGGTCCTGCTGAAGAAGGCCGTCGAGGTCGACGCGACGGTGGCCCGCGAGGGCCTGGAGTTCGGTGTCGTCTCCCGCCAGGTGGCGGTCGGCGGCCAGCTCCTGACGCTCCGCGGCCTCGGCGGGGAGTACGAAGAGGTCTTCCTGCCGCTGCACGGCGAGTACCAGGCGCACAACGCCGCGGTGGCGCTCGCCGCGGTGGAGGCGTTCTTCGGCATCGGCTCGCAGCACGCGCGCCCGCTGGACATCGACGCGATCCGCAAGGCGTTCGCGACGGTCTCCTCGCCGGGCAGGCTCGAAGTGGTGCGCCGTTCGCCCACCGTCGTCCTGGACGCCGCGCACAACCCGGCGGGCGCCCGCGCCACCTCCGCCGCGATCAGCGAGGTCTTCGACTTCAGCCGGCTCATCGGCGTGGTCGGCGCGAGCGACGACAAGGACGTGAAGGGGCTCCTGGAGGCCTTCGAGCCGATCTTCGCCGAGGTCGTCGTCACGCAGAACTCCAGCCATCGCGCGATGGACGCGGACACCCTCGCCGGACTCGCCGTGGAGGTCTTCGGCGACGACCGCGTGCAGGTCGAGCCGCGCCTGGACGACGCGCTGGAGGCGGCGATCACCCTCGCCGAGGAAGAGGGGGAGTACGCGGGCGGCGGCGTCCTCGTCACCGGTTCCGTCATCACGGTCGGCGAGGCCCGACTGCTCCTGGGGAGAGGCTGA